The following proteins come from a genomic window of Anopheles ziemanni chromosome 3, idAnoZiCoDA_A2_x.2, whole genome shotgun sequence:
- the LOC131289356 gene encoding solute carrier family 25 member 3-like, with protein MFSALIDAARNSPFKTPFTKAQCDSGAIAPVQGRSIAAASTDEVEFGSTKFFLLCGLGGIISCGSTHTFVVPLDLVKCRLQVDQAKYKNVFHGFKLTLAEDGARGLAKGWAPTFFGYSAQGAFKFGLYEVFKVQYANMLGEENAYLYRTWLYLGASASAEFFADMALSPFEAAKVKIQTMPGFASTMREAMPKMMGEEGIMAFYKGLVPLWCRQIPYTMMKFACFEKTVELLYAYVVPKPREQCSKGEQLLVTFAAGYIAGVFCAIVSHPADVVVSKLNQAKGSSAFDVAKQLGFMGMWNGLMPRIIMIGTLTALQWFIYDGVKVALSIPRPPPPEMPESLKKKLGVQ; from the exons ATGTTTTCCGCACTGATTGACGCCGCTCGCAACTCGCCCTTCAAAACTCCCTTCACCAAGGCACAGTGCGACAGTGGTGCCATCGCTCCGGTGCAGGGACGCAGCATTGCGGCCGCCTCAACCGACGAGGTTGAGTTCGGTTCGACCAAGTTCTTCCTGCTGTGCGGTCTCGGAGGTATCATCTCTTGCGGCTCCACGCACACCTTCGTCGTGCCGCTCGATCTGGTCAAGTGTCGCCTGCAGGTCGACCAGGCCAAGTACAAGAACGTGTTCCATGGATTCAAGTTGACGCTGGCCGAGGACGGTGCCCGTGGTCTGGCGAAGGGATGGGCCCCAACGTTCTTCGGATACTCGGCACAG GGTGCCTTCAAGTTCGGCCTGTACGAAGTGTTCAAGGTGCAGTACGCCAACATGCTGGGTGAGGAAAATGCCTACCTCTACCGTACCTGGCTGTACCTGGGTGCTTCGGCATCGGCTGAATTCTTCGCCGATATGGCTCTGTCGCCGTTCGAGGCCGCCAAGGTCAAGATCCAGACCATGCCCGGCTTCGCTAGCACGATGCGTGAAGCTATGCCCAAGATGATGGGTGAGGAGGGTATCATGGCGTTCTACAAGGGTCTCGTGCCACTGTGGTGCCGTCAAATCCCATACACCATGATGAAGTTTGCCTGCTTCGAAAAGACTGTTGAGCTGCTCTATGC CTACGTCGTCCCGAAACCACGAGAACAATGCTCGAAGGGTGAGCAGCTGCTGGTTACATTCGCCGCCGGTTACATTGCCGGTGTGTTCTGTGCCATCGTTTCGCATCCGGCTGATGTGGTCGTGTCGAAGCTGAACCAGGCCAAGGGATCGTCCGCCTTCGACGTTGCCAAGCAGCTCGGATTCATGGGAATGTGGAACGGTCTGATGCCGCGTATCATTATGATCGGTACTCTGACTGCCCTGCAGTGGTTCATCTACGACGGTGTGAAGGTCGCCCTCTCCATTCCCCGCCCGCCCCCACCAGAGATGCCGGAGTCGCTCAAAAAGAAGCTGGGAGTGCAGTAA
- the LOC131288159 gene encoding uncharacterized protein LOC131288159, with protein MNVVQSNISTTIRSFNISDDIRIEVKKFRTNASIDEVDIEEDEDDISVIQKIHKTFADPHSTTYDSATLKSIIARLDDIEKKLENIIHLNQQAEALSSAINQQQSLANLPSSSSGVVVGSTGDDGLELKLELDSDSELIGEFIEQDELKLVEFPINRIEELKELEESIMSDQESFVSFVNFISATVQKHNRNLELVLKDFISESLINELGYSTTKESMLSFYIFNQLLYDIWKNEYSTINDYNNKLKNIVTKTQNRMRPNKNKK; from the exons ATGAATGTGGTACAATCCAATATTTCAACCACCATCAGAAGCTTCAACATATCGGATGATATTAGAATAGAGGTGAAAAAGTTCCGCACGAACGCCAGCATCGATGAGGTCGACATCGAGGAAGATGAGGACGACATTT CCGTCATTCAAAAGATACACAAAACGTTTGCTGATCCCCACAGCACTACCTACGACTCTGCTACCCTAAAATCCATCATCGCCCGATTGGACGATATAGAGAaaaagttggaaaatattattcaCCTAAATCAACAAGCCGAAGCACTCTCATCCGCGATAAACCAGCAGCAAAGTCTTGCCAATTTGCCCTCATCGTCCAGCGGAGTCGTGGTTGGAAGCACTGGGGACGATGGACTGGAACTGAAACTGGAACTGGACTCGGACAGTGAGCTTATCGGGGAATTCATCGAGCAGGACGAGCTGAAGCTGGTCGAGTTTCCCATCAACCGAATCGAGGAGCTGAAGGAGCTGGAGGAGTCAATCATGAGTGATCAGGAATCTTTCGTATCCTTT GTGAATTTCATCAGTGCCACAGTGCAGAAACACAACAGGAATTTGGAGCTTGTTCTCAAGGACTTCATTTCGGAATCACTGATCAACGAGCTTGGCTACAGCACTACAAAAGAATCAATGCTATCGTTCTACATATTTAACCAGTTGTTATACG ACATCTGGAAGAACGAATATTCTACGATTAACGATTAcaacaacaaattaaaaaatattgttaccaaaactcaaaatcgaaTGCGacctaacaaaaacaaaaagtaa
- the LOC131289196 gene encoding sorbitol dehydrogenase-like, producing MASKSDNLTAVLYGIEDLRLEQRPIPVPKDDEVLLEMDSVGICGSDVHYLVKGRIGDFIVKKPMVIGHEASGIVSKVGAKVKTLKVGDRVAIEPGYGCRVCEYCKGGSYNLCQDMIFCATPPYDGNLTRYFAHPADFCYKLPDHVTMEEGALLEPLSVGVHACRRADVGLGSKVLILGAGPIGLVTLIVAKSMGAGKVVVTDLLQNRLDVAKELGADETIVIPKGVSEEDLVKLIHDRMGGAPDKTIDCSGAEATARLAILSTKSGGVGVLVGMGAPEVKVPLINALAREVDIRGVFRYCNDYPIALSLVSSGKIDVKRLITHHFNIEETAEAFNTTRHGLGGAIKVMIHVQPKDKNNPK from the exons ATGGCTAGCAAATCCGACAATCTAACCGCCGTTCTGTACGGTATCGAGGATCTTCGACTGGAGCAGCGTCCGATTCCTGTTCCGAAAGATGATG AGGTACTGCTGGAAATGGACAGCGTGGGAATTTGTGGCTCGGATGTACACTATCTGGTGAAAGGAAGAATCGGTGATTTTATCGTAAAGAAACCAATGGTCATCGGCCATGAAGCGTCAGGCATCGTATCGAAGGTGGGTGCCAAAGTGAAAACCCTCAAAGTAGGTGATCGTGTTGCGATCGAGCCCGGATATGGTTGCCGAGTGTGTGAGTACTGCAAGGGAGGATCGTACAACCTCTGCCAGGATATGATTTTCTGTGCGACACCACCGTACGATGGCAATCTCACCCGGTATTTCGCACACCCGGCCGATTTCTGTTACAAACTGCCAGATCACGTGACGATGGAAGAGGGTGCTCTGCTGGAACCACTGTCGGTCGGTGTCCATGCATGCCGGCGTGCTGACGTCGGACTTGGCTCGAAAGTGTTGATTCTTGGTGCCGGACCGATCGGTTTGGTGACGCTGATTGTAGCGAAATCGATGGGTGCAGGGAAGGTAGTGGTTACCGATTTGCTCCAAAATCGTCTAGATGTGGCGAAGGAATTGGGTGCCGATGAAACGATAGTGATTCCGAAGGGTGTATCAGAAGAGGATTTGGTTAAGCTAATCCACGATCGTATGGGTGGCGCACCGGACAAAACGATCGATTGTAGTGGAGCAGAAGCCACGGCTAGGCTGGCGATTTTGTCCACAAAATCCGGTGGTGTAGGTGTCCTGGTCGGCATGGGCGCCCCAGAGGTGAAAGTACCACTGATAAATGCGCTTGCCCGCGAGGTCGATATAAGGGGTGTGTTCCGCTACTGCAATGA CTACCCGATTGCACTGAGCCTGGTATCAAGCGGGAAGATCGACGTGAAGCGACTTATCACCCACCATTTTAATATCGAGGAGACGGCTGAAGCATTCAACACTACGCGTCACGGGCTCGGTGGGGCAATTAAGGTAATGATTCATGTCCAACCAAAGGATAAGAACAACCCGAAATAG
- the LOC131288196 gene encoding sorbitol dehydrogenase-like, with product MAQRKLKNLAGVVHGVEDFRVEEIPIPKPQDHEVLLEMDCVGICGSDVHYITHGGFGDYKLKEPLVLGHESSGVVVDVGRNVKALKVGDRVAIEPAIGCRTCRYCKAGRYNLCPEGAYCATTSHGNLCNYYTHAADCCFKLPPHVSMEEGALLEPLAVAVHCCRRAGVRLGNTVLVLGAGPIGLATMMVAKAMGAARICVIDLMESKLQLAKSLGADATLAVSGHDAQEEIVKRIHVLLGDAPDISIECTGAEVCVQLGIAATVAGGVLTLVGIGAIHQRIPLTTALVREIDIRTAFRYANCYPAALAMVANGTIDARKLITHHYELKDSVQAFKTSRYGLDGAIKVMIHCQPMNKNNPQ from the exons ATGGCTCagcgaaaattgaaaaaccttGCTGGTGTGGTACACGGGGTAGAGGATTTTCGAGTG GAGGAAATTCCCATCCCCAAACCCCAAGACCATGAGGTCCTGCTGGAGATGGATTGCGTTGGAATTTGTGGTTCCGACGTGCACTACATCACGCATGGTGGATTCGGTGATTACAAGCTAAAGGAACCGCTCGTACTCGGCCATGAGTCATCCGGTGTGGTGGTGGATGTTGGTCGAAACGTGAAGGCACTCAAGGTGGGCGATCGGGTAGCAATAGAACCGGCGATCGGTTGCCGTACCTGCCGGTATTGTAAGGCCGGCCGGTACAATCTCTGTCCGGAAGGAGCCTATTGCGCCACGACGTCCCATGGAAACCTGTGCAACTACTACACCCATGCTGCCGATTGCTGCTTCAAGCTGCCACCGCATGTCTCGATGGAAGAGGGCGCTCTACTGGAACCGTTGGCAGTCGCGGTACACTGTTGCCGGCGGGCCGGAGTACGGCTGGGCAATACGGTGCTCGTGCTAGGGGCCGGACCAATCGGTTTGGCTACGATGATGGTCGCCAAAGCGATGGGTGCGGCGAGGATATGTGTGATCGATCTCATGGAAAGCAAACTACAGCTGGCAAAAAGTCTTGGGGCCGATGCAACACTTGCCGTCAGCGGACATGACGCCCAGGAGGAGATCGTTAAGAGGATACATGTGCTACTTGGTGACGCACCGGATATCAGCATCGAGTGTACCGGGGCGGAAGTGTGTGTTCAGCTCGGTATAGCTGCCACCGTAGCCGGTGGTGTACTGACGCTGGTAGGCATTGGGGCCATCCACCAGCGCATCCCATTGACGACGGCTCTGGTTCGGGAGATAGACATTCGTACTGCCTTCCGGTACGCGAACTGTTACCCAGCGGCCCTGGCAATGGTTGCCAATGGGACCATTGATGCCCGCAAGCTAATAACCCATCATTACGAGCTGAAAGACTCGGTGCAAGCGTTCAAAACGTCCCGATACGGATTGGACGGCGCCATCAAGGTGATGATCCATTGTCAGCCgatgaacaaaaacaatccACAGTAA
- the LOC131287490 gene encoding sorbitol dehydrogenase-like gives MAPTQKNMAAVCYGQNDLRLVPIAMPEPAFNEVVLEVDSCGICGTDVHFLKEGGFGDQKLIRPLVLGHESAGVVRKVGSSVTHLKVGDRVAIEPAAGCRTCDLCKAGKYNVCLTGKHCPTKNHDGNCSNFFSHYADCCFKLPDHVTMEEGALLEPLAVGVYAGRQADIRLGSRVVIFGAGPIGLISLIVARAMGATKTVVLDLAKASKRLEAAKKLGATAIIPIGAADKEETIVQRIQEALGGPADRVLECTGSQPGMRISIKATRNAGKVCLVGLGNEEVQLPMVDAISREIQIITVMRYNHDYPAALEIVSSGYVDVKPLVSHHFALEDVNEAFRVAASGEGFKVMVHLTPRDSNNPKKFVN, from the exons ATGGCTCCCACTCAGAAGAATATGGCCGCCGTTTGCTACGGGCAAAACGATCTCCGGCTGGTGCCAATCGCGATGCCGGAACCTGCCTTCAACGAGGTCGTTCTGGAGGTCGATAGCTGTGGTATTTGTGGTACGGATGTGCATTTCTTGAAGGAGGGTGGCTTTGGTGACCAGAAGCTTATCCGCCCGCTCGTATTGGGCCACGAGTCGGCCGGTGTAGTACGCAAAGTCGGCAGCTCGGTGACGCACCTCAAGGTGGGCGATCGTGTGGCCATCGAACCGGCAGCAGGGTGCCGAACGTGCGATCTGTGTAAGGCGGGCAAGTACAACGTCTGCCTGACCGGGAAACATTGCCCGACGAAGAATCACGATGGCAACTGCTCGAACTTCTTTTCCCACTATGCGGATTGCTGCTTCAAGTTGCCTGATCACGTTACGATGGAGGAAGGTGCCCTGTTGGAACCGTTGGCCGTCGGAGTGTACGCCGGTCGGCAGGCAGACATTCGGCTCGGCAGCCGAGTGGTAATCTTTGGTGCCGGTCCGATTGGTCTTATTTCGTTGATCGTGGCCAGAGCGATGGGCGCCACCAAGACGGTTGTGTTGGATCTGGCAAAAGCGTCGAAGCGGCTTGAGGCGGCTAAAAAACTAGGAGCGACCGCAATCATTCCTATTGGCGCCGCGGACAAGGAGGAAACTATTGTGCAGCGTATCCAAGAAGCGTTGGGCGGACCAGCTGATAGGGTTCTGGAGTGTACCGGATCCCAACCGGGAATGCGCATTTCTATCAAAGCGACACGTAACGCCGGCAAAGTGTGCCTAGTCGGGTTGGGTAACGAAGAAGTCCAGCTTCCTATGGTGGATGCGATTTCACGCGAAATTCAAATCATTACCGTTATGCGGTACAATCACGA TTATCCGGCTGCACTGGAAATTGTTTCAAGCGGATACGTCGATGTGAAACCATTGGTTTCCCATCACTTCGCTCTGGAAGACGTTAATGAAGCATTCCGTGTGGCAGCCTCCGGTGAAGGTTTTAAGGTGATGGTACATCTGACCCCAAGGGACAGCAACAACCCCAAAAAGTTTGTGaactaa
- the LOC131288354 gene encoding sorbitol dehydrogenase-like yields the protein MAPNQNLAATVYGPNDLRLEERPIPEPAFNEVVVEVDSCGICGTDIHFLKDGGFGAQRLIKPIVLGHESAGVVRKVGSSVTHLKVGDRVAIEPAAGCRTCDLCKVGKYNICLDGKHCTTQKHDGNCSNYYAQYADCCFKLPDHVSMEEGALLEPLAVAVYAGRRAQIALGHKVVIFGAGPIGLVCLIAAKAIGATRTVILDLEHAKHRLDVAKKLGVTDVIGIRKEDTEEQLVQKIHDILGGPADRVLECSGSQPGMRISIKATRNAGRICLVGLGNKDVQLPMVDAISREIEITTAMRYNHDYPAALEIVASGYVNVKPLVSHHFDLKDVHEAFRVASQGEGIKIMIHLVPRDTNNPIKFTN from the exons ATGGCACCGAATCAAAATCTGGCCGCAACCGTTTATGGTCCGAACGATCTACGCTTGGAGGAGCGTCCCATACCGGAGCCCGCTTTCAACGAGGTTGTGGTCGAGGTCGATAGCTGTGGAATCTGTGGAACGGATATTCATTTCCTCAAGGACGGTGGTTTCGGCGCACAGCGACTAATCAAACCGATCGTTCTCGGGCACGAGTCGGCCGGCGTTGTGCGTAAAGTGGGCAGCTCGGTAACACATCTGAAGGTGGGCGACCGTGTAGCCATCGAACCGGCGGCCGGATGCCGAACGTGCGATCTGTGCAAAGTTGGCAAGTACAACATCTGTTTGGATGGAAAACACTGTACCACGCAGAAGCATGATGGCAACTGCTCTAACTACTATGCACAGTACGCCGACTGCTGCTTCAAGCTGCCGGACCACGTTTCCATGGAGGAGGGAGCCCTGCTGGAACCGTTGGCTGTTGCAGTGTACGCCGGTCGGCGTGCCCAGATAGCGCTGGGACATAAGGTGGTAATCTTCGGAGCCGGTCCGATTGGACTTGTGTGCCTCATTGCGGCCAAGGCAATAGGCGCCACGCGGACGGTTATTCTCGATCTTGAGCATGCGAAGCACCGGCTCGATGTGGCCAAAAAGTTAGGTGTGACTGATGTGATCGGGATTCGCAAGGAAGACACCGAGGAACAGCTGGTACAGAAGATTCACGATATTCTTGGTGGGCCTGCCGATCGCGTACTGGAGTGCTCAGGGTCGCAACCGGGAATGCGAATCTCCATCAAGGCAACTAGAAACGCTGGACGTATCTGCCTGGTAGGACTAGGCAACAAGGATGTCCAGTTACCGATGGTGGATGCGATTTCGCGGGAGATCGAAATCACCACAGCTATGCGCTACAATCACGA CTATCCGGCAGCGCTGGAAATCGTCGCAAGTGGGTATGTGAACGTGAAACCCCTTGTATCCCATCATTTTGATCTGAAGGATGTCCACGAAGCATTCCGCGTAGCTTCACAAGGAGAAGGTATCAAGATTATGATCCATCTTGTTCCGCGAGACACAAATAATCCGATCAAGTTTACTaactga
- the LOC131284196 gene encoding pineapple eye protein-like — MTKTCFLCKSSEDDELLYGKFYTKYRISVHYYCLLLSSNLVQNGVNDEVGIFGFLEADIRKENQRTKSCRCYICKGMHANIFCCAKKCLRTFHTVCGIKNRCLAHFTDTFQSWCSVHVPLRADRDPHSAEEPCAICYEEMGLYDRITSIRAPCCKNGWFHQQCVARFAQTAGYFFKCPLCNNVDTFTQEIPLRGVYVPERDAAWELEPNAFQDQLVRPSACDAEKCRCKNGRETDNRKWNLLICGSCGATCRHRKCMESTGSHTYVCQSCRPITGEVVSRLTVDDQDDESDAEDSEDDQNEASSTISSSSSSDDVKQDRAVRKDASHGSEESGCHCSGSDESIVNVRRTKRTRLAIQSESSDSDQSDTSSIVMRRSLMRNTGKRVRRIISEESEATSDKEDSDVATTMLSEEDAINGAPSMSNVEKSAVGQLDENSNTSGTSSLSVGRTHTIRSMSASARTLLDSSNESDNDEKCKEQSRDRRKKSKPSLLECSTVDEKSLPTMSEDRVKCREQPKRTWSSVDDDCTDSTDDILLIKRRRVTNLSSSSEENTDPMERLGEKMRLTEILHTSPESTKNELNSSNEENIHPYGDEEIKKHSNHTTPPPPALGHGFDKSKEKASGKCRGQQSILKFFTNSPRNTPQKLTSSDTDSPMSCSSSVLSRQSDDTNKDAASSKQAKVEGSKSLTESEKKSSRRSKEADAAERSNGSRKASRRKRKQLAVKEQGQANLLHFFNRC, encoded by the exons ATGACTAAAACCTGCTTTCTTTGCAAAAGCAGCGAAGACGATGAGCTGCTGTATGGAAAATTCTACACGAAGTATAGGATCTCGGTCCATTATTACTGCTTA CTCCTGTCGTCCAATTTGGTACAGAACGGTGTGAACGATGAGGTTGGCATATTCGGTTTTCTCGAGGCGGACATACGGAAAGAAAACCAGAGGACGAAATCATGTCGCTGCTACATCTGCAAAGGAATGCACGCAAACATTTTCTGTTGCGCGAAAAAGTGCCTGCGCACATTCCACACTGTATGTGGCATCAAGAATCGGTGCCTGGCGCACTTTACAGACACGTTCCAGTCCTGGTGCTCGGTACACGTACCGTTAAGGGCCGACCGCGACCCGCACTCCGCCGAGGAACCGTGTGCAATATGCTACGAAGAGATGGGACTGTACGATCGAATTACGTCCATACGTGCACCCTGCTGCAAAAACGGTTGGTTCCACCAGCAGTGTGTGGCACGATTTGCCCAAACGGCAGGGTACTTTTTCAAGTGTCCCTTGTGCAATAATGTTGACACTTTTACCCAAGAGATACCTTTGCGCGGCGTTTACGTACCTGAACGTGATGCTGCCTGGGAGTTAGAACCCAACGCGTTCCAGGATCAGTTGGTACGTCCGTCCGCATGTGATGCGGAGAAATGCCGATGTAAAAATGGACGAGAAACGGACAATCGAAAGTGGAACCTTCTCATCTGTGGATCTTGTGGAGCCACCTGTCGGCACCGGAAGTGTATGGAGTCCACGGGGTCACATACGTACGTGTGTCAGTCTTGCAGACCGATCACGGGGGAAGTTGTATCCCGACTAACCGTAGATGATCAAGATGATGAAAGTGACGCTGAAGACAGCGAAGATGATCAGAACGAAGCATCATCTACAATTTCCTCTTCTTCATCCTCTGATGATGTTAAGCAAGATAGGGCAGTGCGCAAGGATGCATCACACGGTTCCGAAGAGTCTGGTTGTCATTGTTCCGGCAGTGACGAATCCATCGTTAATGTCCGCCGAACGAAACGCACCCGACTCGCCATTCAATCGGAATCGTCAGATAGTGATCAGTCCGATACGAGCTCGATTGTTATGAGACGCTCTTTGATGCGGAACACAGGCAAGCGTGTACGGCGTATAATTTCCGAGGAAAGTGAGGCTACGAGTGACAAAGAGGATAGTGATGTAGCAACTACAATGCTATCGGAAGAGGACGCAATAAACGGTGCACCAAGTATGTCGAACGTTGAAAAGTCCGCTGTTGGACAATTGGACGAAAATTCGAACACATCCGGTACATCTTCCCTCAGCGTTGGACGTACACATACGATACGTTCGATGAGTGCATCAGCTCGAACCCTGCTCGATTCATCGAATGAATCtgacaatgatgaaaaatgcaaGGAGCAATCGCGTGATCGTAGAAAAAAGTCGAAGCCATCTTTGTTGGAATGTTCAACGGTTGATGAGAAATCCTTGCCAACTATGTCGGAAGATAGAGTCAAGTGCAGGGAACAACCAAAACGAACTTGGAGTTCGGTGGACGATGACTGCACGGACTCTACTGATGACATTCTACTAATCAAGCGACGGCGTGTCACAAATTTGTCTAGCTCATCCGAAGAGAATACAGACCCTATGGAACGTTTGGGCGAAAAAATGCGTTTAACAGAGATTCTGCATACATCGCCCGAATCAACTAAAAATGAGTTGAACTCttcaaacgaagaaaacattCACCCGTATGGGGacgaagaaattaaaaaacactCGAACCataccacaccaccaccaccagctctCGGGCACGGTTTTGATAAATCGAAGGAGAAAGCTTCAGGCAAATGCCGGGGGCAACAGTCGATACTTAAATTTTTCACCAATTCTCCACGGAACACTCCGCAAAAATTAACATCCTCTGACACTGATTCGCCCATGTCGTGTTCCTCTAGCGTCCTATCGAGACAAAGCGATGACACCAACAAGGATGCAGCAAGTAGCAAACAAGCAAAGGTAGAAGGTTCGAAATCGCTTAcagaaagcgaaaagaaatcCTCCAGACGCTCAAAAGAAGCTGATGCAGCTGAAAGATCTAATGGTTCGAGGAAAGCATCTCGGCGAAAGCGGAAACAACTCGCGGTCAAG GAACAGGGACAGGCAAACTTgctacacttttttaaccgGTGTTAG